The following are encoded together in the Candidatus Omnitrophota bacterium genome:
- a CDS encoding energy transducer TonB produces the protein MEHSSAQFKVIILISIFIHAVFLLELPRFKIIPPKKSLTNLEVTYKILKLENALNKKLKQNVNQREDLSKLKKNRLLLKAGDMSSPPAFSQKADLLSTGKVIVRNVQLPTRKEKSPIEIVKLPVVSSPFMSNPAYLSYYQIIREKIKNVAHLNNTLVNEGEVYLSFVVDSSGQLITAKVVNEKSTNNQELQYMAHSFLEKAAPFPVFPPKLKHQQLSFNVIIEFRLVD, from the coding sequence ATGGAGCATTCTAGTGCCCAATTTAAAGTAATCATATTAATTTCGATATTTATTCACGCTGTGTTCCTTCTAGAATTGCCACGATTTAAAATAATACCTCCAAAGAAATCTTTAACGAATCTGGAGGTAACATATAAGATCCTAAAGCTAGAAAATGCCTTGAATAAAAAATTAAAGCAGAATGTTAATCAACGCGAGGATCTTAGTAAGCTTAAAAAAAATAGACTACTTCTAAAGGCAGGAGACATGTCTAGTCCGCCGGCATTTTCGCAAAAAGCAGATCTTTTGAGTACCGGTAAGGTTATCGTACGTAATGTACAATTGCCTACGAGAAAAGAAAAATCACCCATAGAAATAGTAAAGCTTCCTGTGGTCAGCTCTCCTTTTATGTCAAATCCGGCATATTTGAGCTATTACCAGATAATCCGGGAGAAGATCAAAAATGTGGCTCACTTAAACAATACTTTAGTTAACGAAGGAGAGGTGTATTTATCCTTTGTTGTCGATTCCAGTGGTCAACTCATAACTGCAAAGGTCGTTAACGAAAAATCAACTAATAATCAAGAACTACAATATATGGCACATAGCTTCTTAGAAAAAGCAGCGCCTTTTCCAGTATTCCCACCAAAACTCAAGCATCAGCAACTCTCCTTCAATGTCATTATTGAATTCAGATTGGTTGACTGA
- the rpsU gene encoding 30S ribosomal protein S21: protein MSEVEVRKGEPFESALRRFKKKIEREGILREVRDRKHYEKPSEKRRKKGKRKK, encoded by the coding sequence ATGTCCGAAGTAGAAGTACGCAAAGGCGAACCATTTGAATCTGCATTGCGTCGTTTTAAGAAGAAGATCGAACGCGAAGGAATATTAAGAGAGGTCAGAGACCGCAAACACTATGAAAAGCCTAGTGAAAAAAGAAGGAAAAAAGGCAAAAGAAAAAAATAA
- a CDS encoding sugar phosphate isomerase/epimerase: MFALSLSWNVNKFRSAKKQIDEIVKVGFKELELNFSLTEKRIRQIDRLRKEGMIRILSCHNFCPIPNCLSTKKALPDYYSISSLNEKKRRLALKYTKKSIETASQLKARALILHSGRVDMQDKSKQLMQLFAAGKGNSSAFKSIKNRMRILREKRKKPHLEKALTSIGELSNYAKKLNVKLGLENRIYYSEIPQLDEFDILLQNTNAFFWFDTGHARIMQKLWGIREKEYLKRYSSKFIGVHLHDVIGMQDHLAPGVGELNFKSLAPYIKRNTIKVIEAHAAASKEELGQSINFLNKIFS, translated from the coding sequence ATGTTTGCACTTTCTTTATCCTGGAACGTCAACAAATTTAGAAGTGCAAAGAAACAGATTGATGAGATAGTTAAGGTAGGATTTAAGGAATTAGAGCTTAACTTTAGTCTTACCGAAAAAAGAATCAGACAAATAGATAGGCTGAGGAAAGAAGGCATGATTAGAATCCTCAGCTGTCATAATTTCTGCCCGATACCTAACTGCCTCTCAACTAAAAAGGCGTTACCAGACTATTATTCCATTTCCTCGCTAAACGAGAAGAAGCGGCGTCTTGCTTTAAAATATACCAAAAAGTCAATAGAGACTGCTTCACAGCTAAAGGCAAGGGCGCTTATCTTGCATTCAGGAAGAGTGGATATGCAAGATAAAAGCAAGCAGCTCATGCAATTGTTTGCTGCCGGCAAGGGCAATTCCTCTGCTTTTAAAAGTATTAAAAACAGAATGCGCATCTTACGTGAAAAGAGGAAGAAGCCGCATTTAGAGAAGGCCCTCACGAGTATAGGAGAGCTTTCTAATTACGCAAAAAAGCTGAATGTAAAGCTTGGTCTGGAAAATCGTATCTATTATTCTGAAATCCCACAACTAGATGAATTCGATATTCTGCTTCAAAACACAAATGCCTTTTTTTGGTTTGATACAGGCCATGCCAGGATTATGCAAAAGCTCTGGGGTATCAGAGAGAAGGAATACTTAAAGAGATACTCCTCTAAGTTTATTGGCGTCCATCTTCACGATGTAATTGGCATGCAGGATCATCTTGCCCCGGGCGTAGGAGAACTTAATTTCAAATCTTTAGCGCCTTATATTAAAAGAAATACGATTAAGGTAATTGAAGCACATGCTGCGGCTAGTAAAGAAGAGTTGGGCCAAAGCATTAATTTCTTAAATAAAATTTTTAGTTGA